From the genome of Xyrauchen texanus isolate HMW12.3.18 chromosome 22, RBS_HiC_50CHRs, whole genome shotgun sequence, one region includes:
- the LOC127662694 gene encoding uncharacterized protein LOC127662694, whose translation MQQETHGVLQTESPKSRFKCHKCRADFSNTSNLKRHEKMQHGLEQPMLCIDKKNALYVTPKELHGPRVPVHVKKSLLLGQIYCESDICRDMAKIAAQSGHPGTECHHLRRTISAQRYIPPQTINSASLEQMLDKGLISKSRAQECKDLHLKASEEEVDCVVPIFWGEYGLSQTYIYFSVFTNLKDNWCQLGRTIVTFDTMSGRWHCQCRGSKHRVSCVHRHVCMWWIFQERPSLLREHSNASPEEIEDLEEKDQERDDESKPSNETASAVIKITEYFLRCKRIPENLPQDLILTEMTIPESFVPKETQCPYCPGPCYPDLSEAILKTKHATIYALFSVHRGMCNT comes from the coding sequence ATGCAACAAGAAACCCATGGAGTTTTGCAGACAGaatccccaaagagtcgtttcaAATGTCATAAATGCAGAGCTGACTTTTCCAACACATCCAATCTGAAGAGGCATGAGAAAATGCAACATGGCTTGGAGCAACCTATGCTTTGCATAGATAAAAAAAATGCACTATACGTCACACCAAAGGAACTACATGGGCCAAGAGTGCCAGTCCATGTCAAGAAATCTCTACTCCTAGGACAAATATACTGTGAGTCAGATATTTGCAGAGACATGGCAAAGATAGCAGCCCAGAGTGGACACCCTGGAACTGAATGCCACCACCTTCGAAGAACTATCTCCGCACAACGCTACATTCCTCCACAAACAATAAACTCTGCATCTTTGGAGCAAATGTTAGACAAAGGACTAATTTCAAAGTCAAGAGCCCAGGAATGTAAGGACTTGCATTTGAAGGCCAGTGAAGAGGAGGTTGATTGTGTCGTACCTATTTTTTGGGGGGAATATGGCCTGTCACAGACTTACATTTACTTTTCAGTATTTACTAACCTCAAAGACAACTGGTGTCAGCTTGGGCGAACAATTGtgacatttgacacaatgtctggTAGATGGCACTGTCAATGTAGGGGCAGTAAACACAGAGTGAGTTGTGTCCACAGACACGTATGCATGTGGTGGATATTCCAGGAGCGTCCATCATTACTGAGAGAACATTCAAATGCAAGTCCTGAAGAAATAGAGGACCTTGAGGAGAAAGATCAAGAGAGGGATGATGAATCAAAACCATCAAATGAGACAGCATCAGCAGTGATTAAAATTACAGAGTACTTTTTGAGGTGCAAGAGAATTCCAGAAAATCTTCCACAAGACCTCATATTAACGGAAATGACGATACCTGAAAGCTTTGTGCCTAAAGAGACACAATGCCCTTACTGCCCCGGACCATGCTACCCTGACCTCAGTGAAGCAATCCTGAAGACAAAGCATGCAACCATTTATGCTTTGTTTTCTGTGCACAGAGGTATGTGTAACACTTAA